Within the Trichoderma breve strain T069 chromosome 3, whole genome shotgun sequence genome, the region AGATAGCTACCATATCGATTTCTGGAGTACCTTCTATagacttttctcttttcattttcatttttttcttggggCATATAGACAGCGGAGCGCGGCTACAGTATCATGCTTCTCGCTCCATTGGATACGCAGCTTGGCCTAGACTACTTACCGGCAAAAGGACATTGGTTTTAGTACATAAGATGTACATGAATTGCACAGACTAGATCTGTGctgagaaggagaaggagcaggagcaCGAGCAAATGATAGCTAAGAGCGAAGAGAAATAAAAACTCTCAAGAGAATTCAGGTGTAGCCGAGAACGTATTACAAACTGCTGTGTGTTTCGGTCAGCGGCGTAATGGCTTGTACAGCTCGTACTTTGAAATGAACAGACTGATGGAGGAGATACCAAGGTATCGGTATGAACCATGTAGTGGTACTATTAAATAATAGTCTATATCAACGATACAACTAGTAGCGTTTGATGAATTACATATTCCATCGTTCACACACCGTAATGGAAATTGATGAATGCGCAAGTCACATCGTGGTGGGAATAGGTTTGCGTTCTCCGTGCGCAGAAAATCGAAATCGTACAGTGTAAAAGTCAGCGCCCGACTCTGAGCAGCGTTGAAGTTGCTTCATTTTATATACCACTCCAGGCCCTTCATCGCAACTTAATACAAAGCAGAGTCATGAAGACTCACGCACACAGAAACTCAACGCCGACATCATGACAGCCACAGCCCCCAAACTAGACATCACCCACGCATATCGGCACCTTTACCGGGGCCTCCTCCGAGCGGTGCAGTACTCGGCGCCGGCGCGGTACGTGGTGCGGGACCAGCTCCGGGCGGCGTTCCGGGAGCGAGATGCGGCTCTGGACAGAGAAGGAGTCAAGAGGACGGTGTGGTTCCTGGAGGCAGCGGCTAAAGAGAGAGGACTGGAGCACAAGATTTTGAAGAATCTGATCCGGGTGCGGCTGGATCGGTCGTGGGGGTTGAGGACCTGGAAGAGAGCTCTGAAcgagacaaaacaaaagtaAGTGACTTTATTTGTAGTTTGATTTGGATTGGTTTCATGTCTTCTTGAATCTTTGTTTTCACAGCGGTGGTCTTGGGATGAATAAGATCAGAGTTGTTGCCTGGTGGGATGCTAATGAGATCCAGATCCGACACAAgaaagctgcagcaggatGCGATGCAGCACTATAATATGACGATTGCAATGCTGAACAAGAGCATGGGGCTCTGTCTCCGATGAAATTTGTCGGATGAGACGCATCCGAGAGGCGAGAACTGTATGGGCCGAAGATATCAAGAGGTAGCGCATGAGTTGATGAAAACCAGACGGATATGAAGGAAGTGGAACACAATTGTACGAGTATTGCTGtcttaatttttttcttgttgtaATATTACAGAGCGGAATAGATCATTTGCGACTTTCGCTGTTCAACCTCTATTATAACTTTCTGGCGCAAACACCTTTAAAACTCCATGCCTCGCGTTGCAATGCCAGACCTCCCACCATATTACGGACCTTACAGGCCAACCTCGATTTCATTGAATATAAGCTCGTCCAAACTCGAATTGTCGCGTGCATATATCCAGGTTCCCAATGCTGTGCCCTCTTTATCTCCCTGGCCCTCGCTGGCAACGCAGAAATCGTATCGTTTGGGACCGGATAGCGGCGACGACAGCCAGATCTGCTTGTTCGGAGGCTGCTTGTTAATAACGTAGGTGCCCTTGCCGACTACGGTGATGGTCATGACACCGGACTGTTGGGAGACGGTTAGTGAATTGCATCATGGGAGAGCATTTGAGGGACAAGTCTGACTGAGTATTCCACGTCAATCGGGGCGCCATTGTCCTGGTGAGTCTCGAACTTCTCAAGAAGATCGTGCAAGTACTCATCCGAGAGATCGTTGTACTCGGCATCAGAGAGCTCGGCAACGGCAAATGTCGTCTCGGTCTTGGGAGCCGCCTTGTCCGGATTGGAGGTATCCGGCATGATGCCCTTGCGCAAGCTCGCGTGAGCCGAGAATTGTCGTCGCTGGGACGACATCGAAGGAGTAACTGCGCGCGAGACGCTGGGAATGAGACGGAAGCTTGCGGGAACGGCTCGTGGAGTGCGCATTGCTCGGCCGAGGAGGCTGAAGCCTTgtcttgagatgcttgatgatgccattgtgCTCGGTGGtggggttgaagaagatgctgcttgaCTTTGATCGGAGATGCGAGGTATGCAATTGCGCAATTCGAGCTTTCAAAAGCTTTGATGGGTTGTGAGATAATATGTATTCTCTAGATGGCCAATTGCCGGCTAGCTGAAGTGGAGGAcgtgaggagaagagagagagctgaagaagctttGAGCTCGATCTTTAGAATGACTGGAAGCCAATTGGAGACTGAAAGGTTCGTCGCAGCATGTACCCCATACTTGGGGCTCGGCATTCGAAATATGACCGGGGACACAGAGGGACTTTGATTGCCTCTGTTTTCACTCCTCCTTAGAGGTACCTAGAGGTTCCTTTTGCTTAGTCACGCACTTAGCAACGTCACTTGGAGCTCTCAGCACGCCGTCACCTGTATCGGCCCCACCAGGCCACTCTCTTCCATCAACATCCCGCCAAACAGAAACAGGTCTCTgggcgatgatgagcctCGTTTCGCGGCCATGATCAGCGCATTCTTGGTTTTCAATAACCAGGGCCAGCCTCGGCTTACCAAGTTCTACACCCAGCTGGTGAGTTGCGACCACGTCGTTGCGCAAACCGAGACAGTATGCTTACTCAACATCGTCAACAGGACACGAGCATCCAGCAGCGCCTGATATCCGAGATATTCACCCTCGTGTCGAATCGACCGGCTGGTTCTTGCAACTtcttgcctctgcctccACTGCTCGCAGCCTCCAGCACGTCGCATAGCTCGACGGAGGAGCAGAGCGATGTGCCTTCGCTGGTGACATACCGCCATTATGCGACCCTCTacttcatcgtcatctcgaCCTCGACGGAATCGCCTCTCGCTTTGATCGATCTGATACAAGTATATGTCGAGGCACTTGACAAGTTGTTTGAAAATGTCTGCGAGCTTgacctcatcttcaactttgaAACTTTACACGCAACATTATCAGAAATGATCATTGGAGGCGTCGTCATCGAAACGAGCCTCGATCGTATTGTCGCTGGCGTCAGAGCTCAAGGAACCGTCGCCAAACGGCCGGTAAACGAGGGACGGAGCACGATTGGGTCAGGAATGGGTATTGGAGGCAACTTTGCCTGGACAGGGCGGGTATAATGATAATAACACGGAATGTAAAGAGATGGATCGGATAGAACTATGGCCAGCATATGCATACATTTCTTTGTCTCCTCCCTTGCCCAACACGGGTATCACGCCAAACGCCATATATATACAAGTACTATATTACACGCATCGGAGAGCTCCATTATCCTACGGCTTATTTCGACTCTGGGGTTTTCGATGATGGGTTTACTTCTGGGGCGTCCTTCCGGCGCTCGTATCGCTTCTCAGGATCAAGAACGCCAAAGAGATTGGTGTAGTGTTTCCGCAACTAGAAGCTCCGTGTGAGCGCATTGAACTCAAACGAATCTGTGTAGTTATTCTGTGACAAACCTCTTCTGATGGCTTATACTGTCGTCCCCACCACTCGAATTCAGAATAGAAAAGCAACCATACCAACGCGGCTGCCCTCGTAGTCAGCTATGATGCGTCTCTCATGTAGTCAATTCCACTGCAAAGGACCAACTGACCTCCAATTGTGATAAGCTGCGCATACTTGACGCCCTTCTCCCATCTTGGTGAATGGTGTGCGAGGGTAATGCGACGCTTGTACTTCTTCTCAAACcgaagctgttgttgatgagtcAACCCTTTGAAGTCAGGTGGCCATACTTTTCGAGCCTTGTAGGGATTGTTTATGATAGTCAAGGGAACCTGTTTGGCGAGGGGCTCCTTTGCTGATTGGGCCAGCCGTCTGATGAGAGTTGGAAACATTGTTAGGTGAGATTCCTGCGGTACAGATGACTCTTCTGCCAGCAAGATCAGAGATAATTGAGATAGCAGAGCATAGGTAGATGACGCCGTTGGAACTAGCAAAAGTCGTGAAGGAGAGCCTACAAAAGCCGGCCGCCACTACACCGCCACACCAACGACGCCACAATTTCCATTTGGAAAAAAAGTGCCCCGCGATCACTTTTCACCCCTCCTCGTGCGCTTTTCGGCCTGGAAATCTGAACCCCCGCCAATTATCCTGCTTGCCGTGAGTCAACGGAGAAAATACTCGACGGTGTTCTCTCTGCGCAAGTGAGTCAAAAGGGAGCAGAGTTGTGGGAAGGAAGCATAAAGAGAGCCAATCCTCCCCGGGCTGTTCTTCTGATCCTCAgggttttttcttctttttttttttttctctgtcaGCGACCAAGAATTGCAAACATGTCGACGAATTCGGCGTCAAAGGCCTTGGAGGCCCTGACAATCTCCAAGACCAAGGAATTGAAAGGAGTATGCACAGAGAACCTTGAAATTCTATTAGTGCCTTGATCCTATCTACTAACCCCTACCAGACTGAGAAGCGCGATTCCCTGATCGTCATCGAGAAGAAGTACCAGCAAAAATGGCAAGAGGACCGCGTATTCGAGACCAATGCCCCAACGACAACCGAAGTGCCCTTCCACTCCATCTCGCCCGCCGAGCTGCGAGAGAAGCAGCCCAAGTTCTTCGGCACTATGGCCTATCCCTACATGAACGGCACCCTCCACGCTGGCCACACCTTCTCAGCCACCAAGGTCGAGTTTGCCGCGGGCACGGCTAGAATGCAGGGCAAGCGCGCGCTGTTCCCCATGGGCTTCCACTGCACCGGTATGCCTATCAAGGCCTGTGCGGATAAGCTGGTCAACGAGATCAAGCTGTTCGGCGAGGACTTCTCCGGATAtaaggaggaggaggagcctgttgttgaggagaagcccaagcctGCTGCCAAGCAGACCAAGGAAGATGTCACCAAGTTCACGAccaacaagagcaaggccAATGCGAAGACGGTCAAGATGAAGTACCAGTTCCAGATCATGCAGGCCATTGGAATCCCCACCGAGGAGATTCACAAGTTCGCCGATTCACAGTACTGGCTGAAGTACTTCCCTCCTCTGGCCATTAGAGATCTGACAAGCTTCGGTGCGAGAATCGATTGGCGACGATCATTCGTTACAACCGATGCCAACCCTTACTACGATGCCTTTGTGCGCTGGCAGATGAACCGACTGAAGGAGCTGAACAAGATTAAGTTTGGCAAGCGATATACCATCTACTCTATCAAGGATGGCCAGCCCTGCATGGACCACGATCGTGCCGAAGGAGAGGCAGTCAACCCTCAGGAGTACACTGCCTTGAAGCTGAAGGTTCTGGAATGGGCtcccaaggctgctgaggccatcaagggcaagatcCCCGAGGGCGCCAATGTTTTCCTGGTCCCTGCCACCCTGAGACCGGAGACCATGTACGGACAGACCTGCTGTTTTGTCGGCCCCAAGTTGACCTACGGCCTGTTCAAGGTTGATGAGAACAACTACTTTGTCATCACTGAGCGAGCTGCTCGCAACATGGCTTACCAGGGCATTTTCGCCAAGGAGGGTTCCAtcgagaaggctgctgaCATCTTGGGTTCCGACATTGTTGGAACCTTGGTCAATGCCCCTCTGTCTCTGCACAAGGAGGGTGTCCGAGTCTTGCCCATGGAGACTGTTCTGCCTACAAAGGGTACCGGTGTCGTCACCTCTGTCCCGTCAGACAGCCCCGACGATTTCGCTACCGTGACCGAACTGGCTAAGAAGGCTGATTACTATGGAATCCAGAAGGAGTGggcagagctggagatttTCCCCATCATCGAGACCCAGTCTTATGGCGACCTGTGCGCACCTTTCctggtgaagaagctgaagattGCGTCGCCCAAGGACaccaagcagctggaggaggccaaggagctggctTACAAGGAAGGATTCTACCAGGGTATCCTGAAGGTTGGCGATTTCAAGGGCGAGAAGGTCGAGAttgccaagcccaaggtcAGGAGTCAGTTGATCGAGGCTGGCGAGGCCTTTGCCTACTCAGAGCCCGAGCGCAAGGTCGTCAGCCGATCTGGCGATGACTGCATCGTCTCGCTGATGGACCAATGGTACCTGGACTACGGCGAGCAGTCTTGGAGGGAGACTGCCCTGAAGTGGGTTGACAACGTGGACGGTAAGGGCCTGGAGACTTGGGCTCTCGAGACCAAGAATGGCTTTGAGGGCGTGCTGAACTGGCTGAACCAGTGGGCTTGTGCTCGATCGTTTGGTCTGGGATCAAAACTGCCTTGGGACCCTCAGTTCCTGGTTGAGAGTCTGAGTGACTCTACCATCTACATGGCTTACTACACTGTTGCTCACTACCTGCACAAGGACCTGTTCGGCCGCACCAAGGGCCTTGGTAACATTGGCGCCGAGCAGATGACTGATGAGGTTTGGGACTCAATCTTCTGCCGCCGCGACCTGTCGGATGAGGTGGTTGCCAGCTCTGGCATCCCTCGCGAGACTCTGGAGAGCATGCGACGAGAGTTTGAATACTTTTACCCTCTGGACCTGCGAAGCTCCGGCAAGGATCTGATCCCTAACCACTTGACCTTCTTCCTGTACATCCACCTGGCCATCTTCCCGCCCGAGTACTGGCCTCGCGGTGTCCGAGCCAACGGCCACTTGATGCTGAACGGTGAAAAAATGGCCAAGAGCACTGGTAACTTCATGACCCTGAAGGACATGGTGGAGAAGTACGGTGCTGATGCCTCACGTATCGCCctggctgatgctggtgatggtgtcaCCGATGCCAACTttgaggaagatgttgcCGACAACAACATTCTGCGTCTGTTCACCCTGCGTGAGTGGTGCGAGGAGATGGTCAAGGACCAGAATGAGCTGCGCACTGGCGAGATCAACAACTTCCAGGACGGCCTGTTCAACAACGAGCTGAACGCCTGCGCCAAGGAGGCCATCGAGCAGTACAAGCTGACCAACTACAAGCTGGCCCTGAAAGCCGCTCTGTACGAGCTGACCAGTGCCCGTGACTTCTACCGCGAGGCTTGCGCGGCTGGCGGCATCAAGATGCACAAGGACTTGGTCTTCAGATACATTGAGCTGCAGGCCCTGCTGATGGCCGTCATCGCCCCCCACTGGTCCGAGTACATTTGGCTGGAGGTCCTGAAGAAGGACTCTACCATCCACAATGCCCGATTCCCTGAGGTGCCCGCAGTCGACGCCGCCTTGTCAGCCAAGCGCGAGTACGTCCGAAACACTGCTTCCAACATCAACTCCGCCGAGggccagcagctgaagaagaaggccaagggcaaggagcTGACGTTcgaccccaagaagcccaagaaacTGACCATCTACATGGCGGCCAAGTTCCCTGCCTGGCAGGCTAAGTACATTGACCTGCTGAAGGAGCTGTGGGATCCCGCGACCAAGTCTGTCGATGACAAGGCTCTAAACGGCCGCATCGCCAAGATGggcgagatgaagaaggctaTGCCCTTCGTgcagagcttgaagaagcgcCTGCAGGCCGGCGAGCCTGCCACCGTTGTCTTGGAGCAGAAGCTGGCGTTTGATGAGAAGGAGACGCTGAGCCAGATGCTGGCCGGCCTGAAGCGAACTTCAGGCCTGTCAGTCCTCGATGTCCTGGTGGTTGAGGAGGGCGGCAAGAAGGGCGTTCAGTTGGAAGACGGTAAGGAGGTGGAGATATCCGTGCCCGTTGCCGAGAATGCGGTCCCTGGCCAGCCCACGTTCTTCTTCGAGAACGTCGAGGCTTGATTCTAGGAGCGTTTCGCGCTTTGGAGAATTTGTTTCGGgaatttttttgtttgttcatgaagaaagaaataaagtaaaaagcaaaattgttagagagaaagagactGTAAGTGACAGTTTAGAGAGACAATAAAATTGTTTCACGGTTCACGTTTCTAGTCTGCGTTTCTTTGTTTCACGCGTCTATTGTGATGGGGAAGACATGTTTCTAAAATAACGTTAAGCTTACAAACAGTTGTGCTAGCCGCGGTGCATTTTACCCCCGTAGGACATTGAAGAGAAATCTCACGAAATACGCAACATGCATCAGCTCGACTaatcaactcaactcaacgACAACTCCGTTCTCGCACTCAATAACTGACGGTAAGCCTAGAAAcctccctccccccaaaaaaCTATTGGATCGGCTTCAGGCCCTTTTCCCACCGTTCTCGCCGAAACGCCGTTCGTCGGCCATCGGCCGGTGGTgggctcttcctcttctcagGAGGCGCGGCTCGGTTCCTTTAGCGACGCCCCTTATTGCCCCCTTGTTCCCTAGTCGAAGCTTGTGCGTGCAAAGTCCTCGATTAGAACGACTACCCGACTCTAAAATAAATGACCCCCATGCTCCCAACTTGTTGTGCGCCTTTGCGCCAGGCGGGCTGGGGTACAGGTACGTACTTGTACGTGTACTCAGCGTAAGAACGGCTCAAGAGATCAATGTGGGAACGCACGGCTGATGTCGCCCAAAAGTCCACAAAAAAATTCTCCTCTTTCCTTGTCCTCGTGGCCATTGCTTTGTGGACGTTGACATTCCCCTTCTGACGCCTGTCGTCTTCACCGAGAACGCGCTTCCGCTGTCCTTCGAGAAACTTTGTCTAAAAGATTGCCCATCGGGGAAACAGTGACATTTGCCCGGTCTGCGTTTCTTGTGGCGTCGGAGACAGCCGATAGACAATCTTCTTACTCAGACCACGGGCAGTGGTTGTCGACACCGACGCGTACTAGAGTACTTGCTGTCCTGTACAAGCAGATGTCGTCCCAACCTCTCTGAGCGGAAGCGCTTGAGTCGTTGCGATGCAACCTGGGTAATACTGAACAGCAAAAGGCCCCACTGCCGCGCACGTCGTGGTACAGTAGCCAGCGCAGCATTTTGATGTGATAGCTACTCCTGCAAATTGAACTGTCTGAGAGGCCCTGGCCCGCCTAGGGAATTGGAGCCCATCACCCGTCTAAGCCGTTCTCAGTATCCCTGGCGCCATGGGTCCGCCGGTTTTGGCGCGAGAAAGGCAGACGAGGCtaaggaaaagaaagaaacatgTCCATGGGCTAAGTATTTCGCATTGACTCCAGCTAGCTCTCAGGAAAATTTCGCCGCCTGGCATGGCCTGGCCTCGCAAGCGAAGTGGTTGCAATTCCCAAGGCCCGCAAGAGGCTGGTTCCTTTTGCCGGTTCAGGGGCTTAATCCAAGCGCCTCCAGATGTGGATCGCCCTGTAGATAACATTAGTTAGttttttctcattctttttttcttcttcccctaGGTGAGATCCGCATGCAGCATGGACAGATTCGCTCATACCGCCTGTTGGTACTAGCAACAGTAGCAGAAGGCCTGGTGTGTCCGTGATATGCTGCTACTAGTGCGAGCAACGGTAGGATCAGTTATCGCAGAACTTGGCACCTCCAGAACGTGGCTCGCTTGTCCGACAATTGACATTCGTCGCGTGGCGGTATACTTGGAGTGTTCGTAGCTGTTGCAACGCCGCTTCGGCACTAATGCTGAGGCAAGTCGATCTTTTGTCCTGCTCCATCGGGTTTATGACGCAACGAAATGAGATATCTCGTAGCCTCCTGCGTCCTTATTTGTTGTCCAGCTCATTATGACAAGGCCTTGAACGCTATTCGTCCATGCTCTCCTTCTGGATGGATCGACGATGGGTCGTCGACGCGCAACTAGCATGAAGCCATCCTTGCCCCTGCGACATTAAGCAGCTAAACCAAGCCACTTTGGGGGACTGACTGGAGCCTCGCTGGGTCGCAATTCGCGGGTCTGGGAGTAATTAGTCGTAGCTCCTTGTCGCAATACCTGTGCATACACAAGGTATATGTCGCCTTGGTCCGcaacaaaacaagaagaggTCGTCTCTCCACGATGCGCGATCCCTCGTCCCGTTTTCTTTGGTTAAAAGAGCTCGAGTAGCAGTCGCTTCTTGTCCACCATTGCTCAATTCGACAAGTCGCTTCGCCCTCGTGGTATATGGCTCTGTTGGCGTTATAGTCGTCGTCGCCCTTGCATTTCTTTGCCCTCAGCCTGGTGCTGTCTTTCGCATACCCACAGCTATCACAAGTAGAATTCTCCGCAATCTTGTATACATCTGTCGCCAAGATTCGGCTTCTCGATTCCGAAAAAGCATCCAACAGCAATGCATACAGCCAAGTTGTTCGTCCTTGCCATCGCTGCAGCAACCGCAGCGGCAAACAGCGTCGCAACTGTCCTCGATACATCAACGGCGCAGCACATCTCCATTGGGACTGAGAGCGGGTTTTCGAGTGCGGAGGATGCCACTATCCCCGTTGTTTCAGCATCCGTAACACAGGCATCACGGACGGATGCTGATGCGGCAACGACTGAGGCTAGCTCTTCCGATGCTTCTGCTTCTACCATCGGTGTCACACGGCCTTCGAACTTTCCAAATGCGACATGTAAGATACCACCATTTCCTCGGACTGAAATTCCTCTTGCTAACATTGATGAAGCGACATTGGCTAGCAGTGTAGTACCTACAAAGTCACAGAATACCACGACGCCCACCAGCCACGTAACTGGTGGTGCTATTCcgcagcagatgcagagcTCCATGGCTGGGCTAATAGGGTTCTGCATCATGGGTTTGATCATGTTATAGACGGAGGCAAGAAAGGCTGTTATGAATAATGACGCTGGACGATGTGCGCGCCACGTATAGAATGTGTCCCAGGTAGGACACGGGCGTTTAAGAAAACCAACAAGATACCACGGACCATGGAGTCCACCCTCCTTCAACTGGACAGGAGTTTATAACTGATAATAGAATAATTGTAATCAACAATTTCACGCATGGATATGCAACACCGAGCCAGACATCAGCTCTGCTGAGAGACTCTTGATTCGCGATGATTCGAGTGATTGATATGGATCAGTATGTTGTCATGAGTTGTAGTTTGCATTCATGGAATTTAGGTGAATATGTAATACACCCTTGGTATCTTGGTTTGTTATGTTGGCGGCATTTGAGTGAGATGGTTGTCCTTCATAGGTCCATTCTCCATTGCCGACGCCTCGGCAGTGTCTTCATCAACTGTCCCCCACACGAGCTTGAATTCTTCATAATATTCCTGGAGCCTGTGTCTTTAAGCGACTGAGTCTTCGCCCCAGAGAGTGCTACTCCCAAGGTACGCATATTTTTGCGTCAGTAGCATAGATGCTTGGGATGACTTTGGTCTGTCGCTGGtacatcatcgtcttctcgtCGGGTCTATTAACACGTTCGACTTTTAGAAGGATCAATCTGAGAAGCCTCTTGAAAACGGCCGCTGAGACGCCGTGGACGCTATGCGGTCCTAATCAGCGCAGTATCTCGATGTATTCGGCGAAAATGTCAAGTCTCTACCCAGAGAAGCTTAGATATAGTGATGGCTTTAAGCAGCGACGGGTATCTGGCCACCAGTGTTGCCAGTAGGAGGAGGCTTGGGTAAGTCGTCCTGATGCTACGTTAGCGaggcgctcttcttcagaaaGGCCTTGGAATATCCCACAAGGTCGAAAATAACTCTAATCATCAAGCTACAGCTGGGGCACACAGCAATATCCTGCTCGTCGCGCAGGTCATCGAGAGCGATCTGGAAACGATCGCCGCAGGGACACGGATAGAAGTATGTTTGAAGAACCTCGTCGAAGGTCATATCTTCGATTTCGATCTCATCGTATATTGAGAGCCCGTCGTCAGACATTTTTGCGGTATTTGCTGGAGACACAAGTCACACGCAACGAGGTATTGtgttgttgtgttgttggtttatgaaggaaaggaaagcgCAAGTCATCACAAGCACTCGCCACCCCGCGATAAAGCCggcagaagacgaaaaagaaaaaaaaaagttacaAACCCCACGAGCGTGGCTGGTGTTGTCATCTCTCTTGTGGCTGATGCTAACAATCACATGCCGGGGCTTTCCCTGGAGGCTGTGGCGCTGGAGTCTGGGGAAGCCGCGCCGCATGCTCATGCCAGGCCGAGGCCAGTGGACGCATCTCCACTCTCAGGCCTTATCGTTATTTCCAGCAGCTCTGCCATTTGGTATTTTGatgtcatcaccatccgacatcaccaccagccagcagctgctctgGTGGAAGAAACGACCGCAAACACTCACGAATATCCTCACGGTGTACATCGTTTTAGGTTTAATCCAGCTGCCATCTCTTCCGTAGAGCGAC harbors:
- a CDS encoding frataxin-like domain-containing protein, giving the protein MASSSISRQGFSLLGRAMRTPRAVPASFRLIPSVSRAVTPSMSSQRRQFSAHASLRKGIMPDTSNPDKAAPKTETTFAVAELSDAEYNDLSDEYLHDLLEKFETHQDNGAPIDVEYSSGVMTITVVGKGTYVINKQPPNKQIWLSSPLSGPKRYDFCVASEGQGDKEGTALGTWIYARDNSSLDELIFNEIEVGL
- a CDS encoding clathrin adaptor complex small chain domain-containing protein, which encodes MISAFLVFNNQGQPRLTKFYTQLDTSIQQRLISEIFTLVSNRPAGSCNFLPLPPLLAASSTSHSSTEEQSDVPSLVTYRHYATLYFIVISTSTESPLALIDLIQVYVEALDKLFENVCELDLIFNFETLHATLSEMIIGGVVIETSLDRIVAGVRAQGTVAKRPVNEGRSTIGSGMGIGGNFAWTGRV
- a CDS encoding tRNA synthetases class I (I, l, M and v) domain-containing protein, which produces MSTNSASKALEALTISKTKELKGTEKRDSLIVIEKKYQQKWQEDRVFETNAPTTTEVPFHSISPAELREKQPKFFGTMAYPYMNGTLHAGHTFSATKVEFAAGTARMQGKRALFPMGFHCTGMPIKACADKLVNEIKLFGEDFSGYKEEEEPVVEEKPKPAAKQTKEDVTKFTTNKSKANAKTVKMKYQFQIMQAIGIPTEEIHKFADSQYWLKYFPPLAIRDLTSFGARIDWRRSFVTTDANPYYDAFVRWQMNRLKELNKIKFGKRYTIYSIKDGQPCMDHDRAEGEAVNPQEYTALKLKVLEWAPKAAEAIKGKIPEGANVFLVPATLRPETMYGQTCCFVGPKLTYGLFKVDENNYFVITERAARNMAYQGIFAKEGSIEKAADILGSDIVGTLVNAPLSLHKEGVRVLPMETVLPTKGTGVVTSVPSDSPDDFATVTELAKKADYYGIQKEWAELEIFPIIETQSYGDLCAPFLVKKLKIASPKDTKQLEEAKELAYKEGFYQGILKVGDFKGEKVEIAKPKVRSQLIEAGEAFAYSEPERKVVSRSGDDCIVSLMDQWYLDYGEQSWRETALKWVDNVDGKGLETWALETKNGFEGVLNWLNQWACARSFGLGSKLPWDPQFLVESLSDSTIYMAYYTVAHYLHKDLFGRTKGLGNIGAEQMTDEVWDSIFCRRDLSDEVVASSGIPRETLESMRREFEYFYPLDLRSSGKDLIPNHLTFFLYIHLAIFPPEYWPRGVRANGHLMLNGEKMAKSTGNFMTLKDMVEKYGADASRIALADAGDGVTDANFEEDVADNNILRLFTLREWCEEMVKDQNELRTGEINNFQDGLFNNELNACAKEAIEQYKLTNYKLALKAALYELTSARDFYREACAAGGIKMHKDLVFRYIELQALLMAVIAPHWSEYIWLEVLKKDSTIHNARFPEVPAVDAALSAKREYVRNTASNINSAEGQQLKKKAKGKELTFDPKKPKKLTIYMAAKFPAWQAKYIDLLKELWDPATKSVDDKALNGRIAKMGEMKKAMPFVQSLKKRLQAGEPATVVLEQKLAFDEKETLSQMLAGLKRTSGLSVLDVLVVEEGGKKGVQLEDGKEVEISVPVAENAVPGQPTFFFENVEA
- a CDS encoding CSL zinc finger domain-containing protein codes for the protein MSDDGLSIYDEIEIEDMTFDEVLQTYFYPCPCGDRFQIALDDLRDEQDIAVCPSCSLMIRVIFDLVGYSKAFLKKSASLT